Proteins encoded within one genomic window of Bradyrhizobium sp. AZCC 1719:
- a CDS encoding branched-chain amino acid ABC transporter permease gives MRTGDYKQTYGELVALVDSPPVWMWSAVLVVALIVAPYALNSYALSFVTIILITVVGALGLNILTGYTGLISLGHVGFLVTGAYAYAILVSKYQMPPLVGFIGAGLVPAIASLIVGAPSLRLKGLYLAITTLAFSFIINTAILEVRWLTNGARGIAVQRPELLGISFDGDAAFTHLCLGFAIVTLFATLNIRRSRVGRAFVAIRDNDTAARVMGINLHAYKLLAFVTSAFITGIAGALYGIYLSFVSVEGFPFLLSIEALAILIVGGLGSALGAVLGTILIVLLPEATRIVFSLFSTQMDAMFSTGAQELKSMLYGLVIILFLRFQPRGLVGAWHDIRRTWVHWPLRY, from the coding sequence ATGCGCACCGGCGACTACAAACAAACCTACGGCGAACTCGTCGCGCTGGTCGACTCACCTCCGGTCTGGATGTGGTCGGCGGTGCTGGTCGTGGCCCTCATCGTCGCGCCCTACGCACTGAATTCCTACGCTCTCTCCTTTGTCACGATCATCCTGATCACCGTCGTCGGCGCGCTCGGGCTGAACATTCTTACCGGCTATACCGGACTGATTTCGCTCGGCCATGTCGGCTTTCTGGTCACCGGCGCCTACGCCTACGCCATTCTCGTCTCAAAATACCAGATGCCGCCATTGGTCGGCTTTATCGGTGCGGGTCTCGTTCCGGCGATCGCAAGCCTCATCGTCGGCGCGCCGTCACTGCGCCTGAAAGGACTCTATCTCGCTATCACCACGCTGGCGTTCTCCTTCATCATCAATACGGCAATCCTGGAAGTGCGCTGGCTCACAAACGGCGCGCGCGGCATCGCAGTACAGCGCCCGGAGCTACTCGGCATCAGTTTTGATGGCGATGCCGCCTTCACCCATCTCTGTCTCGGCTTTGCCATTGTAACCCTGTTCGCGACGCTCAATATTCGCCGCAGCCGGGTCGGGCGCGCTTTTGTTGCGATCCGCGATAACGACACCGCCGCCCGCGTCATGGGCATCAACTTGCATGCCTACAAGCTGCTTGCTTTCGTCACCTCCGCCTTCATCACCGGCATCGCTGGCGCGCTGTACGGCATCTACCTCTCTTTCGTCAGCGTCGAAGGCTTTCCGTTCCTGCTCAGCATCGAGGCGCTGGCGATCCTGATCGTCGGCGGCCTCGGCTCCGCGCTCGGCGCCGTGCTCGGGACCATCCTGATCGTGCTGCTGCCGGAGGCCACGCGGATCGTCTTCAGCCTGTTCAGCACGCAGATGGACGCGATGTTCTCGACCGGCGCGCAGGAGCTGAAGAGCATGCTCTACGGCCTCGTCATCATCCTGTTCCTGCGCTTCCAGCCGCGCGGCCTGGTCGGCGCGTGGCACGACATCAGGCGGACATGGGTGCACTGGCCGCTGCGTTACTGA